Proteins encoded within one genomic window of Methanobrevibacter thaueri:
- a CDS encoding DUF354 domain-containing protein, producing the protein MKVWIDISNAPHVRFFKDVIKYLEAEGEDVIVTARQFGDIHKLMEMYDIDFISVGKHGVSLYDKLRESTERVYNLVDIINGEKVDVALSKHSIELPRISFGLGIPSLYVLDNEHALAANKLTLPLCDRIITPKIIDMWKLMKFGADPNTIISYDGTSELMHFKSFEYNDNVFDDLNLELKHPKTILMRPEPSLASYLNTDCRKSVLSPIVDELKNVANILILPRFKEQAEIFEGIENVSILKPPVDTSSIIKKSDLVIGAGGTMNREAAILQTPVISCYPGETLSVDQYYINKGLMFRSIDTDEVIEKALDLIVKPHEEIDVKTDDLFQVIIDNLYDLAKNGK; encoded by the coding sequence ATGAAAGTATGGATAGATATTTCAAATGCTCCTCATGTGAGATTTTTCAAGGACGTAATAAAATATTTGGAAGCTGAAGGTGAGGATGTAATAGTCACTGCTAGACAATTTGGTGATATCCATAAACTGATGGAAATGTATGACATTGACTTCATATCAGTCGGAAAACATGGCGTAAGCCTTTACGATAAGTTAAGGGAAAGTACTGAAAGGGTGTACAACCTTGTGGACATCATAAATGGCGAAAAGGTGGATGTCGCCCTTAGCAAGCATTCCATTGAACTTCCTAGAATCTCATTTGGTTTAGGAATTCCAAGCCTATACGTTTTGGACAATGAGCATGCGCTTGCAGCCAACAAGCTGACCCTTCCGTTATGTGACAGGATTATCACACCGAAAATCATCGACATGTGGAAACTGATGAAATTCGGAGCAGATCCGAACACTATCATATCCTATGATGGAACCTCAGAATTAATGCACTTCAAAAGCTTTGAATATAATGACAATGTGTTTGATGACTTGAATCTTGAATTGAAACATCCAAAAACAATTTTGATGAGGCCGGAACCTTCACTTGCATCATACCTGAACACAGACTGCAGAAAATCAGTCTTGTCCCCTATTGTTGACGAGTTGAAGAATGTGGCCAATATTCTGATTCTTCCAAGGTTCAAGGAACAGGCTGAAATATTTGAGGGCATTGAAAACGTCTCAATTTTGAAACCGCCGGTTGACACATCAAGCATCATTAAGAAGTCAGATTTGGTTATTGGTGCCGGAGGAACAATGAACAGGGAAGCTGCAATCCTTCAGACTCCTGTAATCTCCTGTTATCCTGGAGAAACATTGTCCGTTGACCAGTATTACATCAACAAGGGACTGATGTTCAGGTCCATCGATACCGATGAAGTGATTGAAAAGGCACTTGACCTGATTGTCAAACCTCATGAGGAAATCGATGTTAAGACTGATGACTTGTTCCAGGTGATTATTGATAATTTATATGATTTGGCCAAAAATGGCAAATAG
- a CDS encoding DUF1890 domain-containing protein, with translation MKALVLLGCPETPSQTPMAVYVFNKLTKMGYDTTIAANPAAKKLVKISDPENYYNLNLVDLERLLGEINEGDFDLLVGFVHKDAAASFFVTFEQIIQCKSIALVFSRDADEVAEFVEMIEESGSNALITAVRAFHNPSPIKVKFDRAIKEFE, from the coding sequence ATGAAAGCTTTAGTTTTACTTGGATGTCCTGAGACTCCATCACAAACTCCAATGGCCGTTTATGTATTCAATAAATTAACAAAGATGGGATATGATACAACCATTGCGGCAAACCCCGCAGCCAAAAAATTGGTCAAGATATCAGACCCTGAAAATTATTATAATCTTAACCTAGTGGATTTAGAAAGGCTTCTTGGCGAAATCAATGAAGGAGATTTTGACCTGTTGGTTGGTTTCGTTCACAAAGACGCTGCCGCATCATTTTTCGTAACATTTGAACAGATCATTCAATGCAAATCCATTGCACTGGTATTCTCAAGGGATGCAGATGAGGTGGCTGAATTTGTAGAAATGATTGAAGAGAGTGGCAGCAACGCTTTGATTACCGCAGTAAGAGCTTTCCATAATCCGTCACCGATTAAAGTTAAATTTGACAGAGCAATTAAGGAGTTCGAATAA
- a CDS encoding DUF1894 domain-containing protein, whose amino-acid sequence MSFCLDTYLQQSDNYEIHASKAGFKDCAMIIRFKADDIVYIKPGDEVLGVRVIGIPPIPIGFDNEKGTVFLPYTKPCHGTSVVELPIDEEEVEKIRKLDTGNKK is encoded by the coding sequence ATGTCATTCTGTTTAGACACATACTTACAACAATCAGATAATTATGAAATCCATGCATCAAAGGCAGGTTTCAAGGACTGTGCAATGATTATCAGATTCAAGGCTGATGACATAGTCTACATCAAACCTGGCGATGAGGTGTTGGGGGTTAGAGTAATAGGAATCCCTCCGATACCAATAGGTTTTGACAATGAAAAAGGAACAGTATTCCTGCCATACACTAAACCTTGTCACGGAACCTCCGTTGTGGAATTGCCGATTGATGAGGAAGAAGTAGAAAAAATCAGAAAATTAGATACCGGTAATAAAAAATGA
- a CDS encoding methionine synthase: protein MKSTVVGSFPVELKKESSTKNKLLSALGAYDPYKQAIKDSVISQLDAGVDIISDGQVRGDMVSIFTKYIPGMKIEEGNTVIVSKIVRPIREISIKDLQYAKKVMKDYYNGNIPEGKGVKGIITGPNTIVHSSRIQFFYKNREDAIIDLAHSLKHEVNAIVKKVEPVYIQIDEPFLSTGMVDMKVASEAIDILRENLEIPLAMHVCGTLDGAFKDLAKFNVDILDMEFAGNNVNINVLEENSNLIHNKIIGFGCVDSSVNTVDNIDEVDDLVIRAINIVGKDNLILDPDCGLRRAPKDVAFEKLRIMNEIKDKYS, encoded by the coding sequence ATGAAATCCACTGTTGTCGGAAGCTTCCCAGTTGAACTGAAAAAGGAATCTTCCACTAAAAATAAGTTATTAAGTGCTCTTGGAGCATATGATCCGTATAAACAAGCTATAAAAGATAGTGTTATCTCTCAACTTGATGCCGGAGTTGACATAATCTCCGATGGTCAGGTCAGGGGAGACATGGTCTCTATTTTTACTAAATACATTCCCGGAATGAAAATCGAGGAGGGAAACACTGTAATCGTTTCCAAAATCGTAAGACCAATTCGGGAAATATCCATCAAGGATTTGCAATATGCAAAGAAGGTCATGAAAGACTATTATAATGGAAACATTCCTGAAGGAAAAGGCGTTAAGGGGATAATTACAGGCCCTAACACCATTGTGCACTCTTCCAGAATCCAGTTCTTCTACAAGAACAGGGAAGATGCCATAATAGATCTTGCACACAGCCTTAAGCATGAGGTTAATGCCATTGTCAAAAAGGTGGAGCCCGTCTACATCCAGATTGACGAGCCCTTCCTCTCCACAGGCATGGTGGACATGAAGGTCGCCAGTGAAGCCATTGACATCCTTCGCGAAAACCTTGAAATCCCATTGGCAATGCATGTATGCGGAACACTTGACGGTGCATTCAAGGATTTGGCAAAGTTCAATGTGGACATTCTCGATATGGAATTTGCGGGAAATAACGTCAACATAAACGTCTTGGAAGAGAATTCCAATCTGATTCATAACAAGATTATAGGATTCGGATGTGTCGATTCATCAGTCAACACAGTGGACAACATTGATGAGGTTGACGACTTGGTTATCCGTGCAATCAATATTGTTGGAAAGGACAATCTGATATTGGATCCTGATTGCGGTCTTAGAAGAGCCCCAAAAGATGTGGCATTTGAAAAGTTAAGAATCATGAATGAAATCAAAGACAAGTACAGCTAG
- a CDS encoding zinc ribbon domain-containing protein gives MTEYCSKCGEKLKENALFCANCGEKVPNRNKKFPIKYIILIVIVAIVAVAIASTLFIPGPTQIVKVDDVEFQLPADYVMEPDRTEVSIDENVKSTAMAWSNEKYFIEIGVTKTPGSGFDSEEVAASLEGTPTKMYGYSGYYLEYENQGAAFIFGLKDEVCMIYVSHPDAFDDVKVIGQVYE, from the coding sequence ATGACAGAATATTGCAGCAAATGCGGTGAAAAACTAAAGGAAAACGCATTATTCTGTGCCAATTGCGGCGAAAAGGTTCCAAATAGGAATAAAAAATTTCCAATTAAGTATATTATTTTGATAGTTATTGTGGCTATTGTTGCTGTTGCAATTGCCTCAACTCTTTTTATACCCGGTCCGACCCAAATAGTGAAGGTGGATGACGTTGAGTTCCAGCTTCCGGCAGATTATGTCATGGAACCGGACAGGACAGAAGTCAGCATAGATGAAAACGTGAAGTCAACTGCAATGGCTTGGAGTAATGAAAAGTACTTTATAGAGATTGGCGTTACAAAGACTCCAGGTTCCGGCTTTGACAGTGAGGAGGTTGCCGCAAGCCTGGAAGGAACACCAACCAAGATGTACGGTTACAGTGGATATTACTTGGAATATGAAAACCAGGGAGCAGCATTCATATTTGGACTTAAAGACGAGGTCTGCATGATTTATGTGAGCCATCCTGATGCATTTGATGATGTAAAGGTAATTGGTCAGGTTTATGAATAG
- the cobM gene encoding precorrin-4 C(11)-methyltransferase, which produces MKGKVIFIGAGPGDPDLITVKGRKVIEEADVIIYAGSLVNKDVLCPARDDCEIHNSAYLNLDETDEIITKAVNEGKLVARVHTGDPSIYGAIAEQIRELKKHDIEYEIIPGVSSLFGTASVLEAELTLPEISQSVIITRPEGRTPKPAGESIASFSKHHATMCIFLGIGMIDKVVDELLEGYEETTPVAVVKKATWPDQQIIRGTLKDIAEKVKDANITKTAMIVVGDVLDPGDFNASKLYDKNFKHEYR; this is translated from the coding sequence ATGAAAGGTAAAGTTATTTTTATTGGCGCAGGTCCGGGAGACCCTGATTTAATCACCGTCAAAGGAAGGAAAGTCATAGAAGAAGCCGATGTTATTATATATGCCGGTTCACTCGTCAACAAGGACGTATTATGCCCTGCCCGTGACGATTGTGAAATACACAATAGTGCTTATTTGAATTTAGACGAAACAGATGAAATAATCACCAAAGCAGTCAATGAAGGCAAACTGGTTGCACGTGTGCATACAGGAGACCCATCAATCTACGGTGCAATTGCCGAACAGATCCGTGAGCTCAAAAAGCATGACATAGAATATGAGATTATCCCAGGTGTAAGTTCACTGTTCGGTACCGCAAGCGTCCTTGAAGCTGAATTGACCCTGCCTGAAATCTCACAAAGTGTAATCATTACCCGTCCTGAAGGCAGAACACCTAAACCTGCCGGAGAAAGTATTGCAAGCTTTTCAAAGCATCATGCAACCATGTGCATCTTTTTGGGAATAGGCATGATTGACAAAGTGGTGGATGAATTGCTTGAAGGTTATGAGGAAACTACACCTGTTGCAGTAGTCAAAAAGGCAACTTGGCCTGACCAGCAAATAATTAGAGGAACCCTCAAGGATATTGCAGAAAAAGTGAAAGATGCCAATATAACAAAGACTGCAATGATTGTGGTGGGAGATGTCCTAGACCCTGGCGACTTTAATGCGTCCAAGCTATATGACAAAAACTTCAAACACGAATATCGTTAA
- a CDS encoding class III signal peptide-containing protein — MMEDRAQISAEFLFLMGVLILIVMLSIAFVAQEQELSQAMASARNGVNEGVGTSSSAIYPEDTYREYSTAKESLLYPYSVEIVNVSYTDMGYDKNFEKRWIQFKVYAKTSERFDNDELVSIGDRINYNLRKSIAISFNSTPSTNRLYNPVFSQHYVYTTANVKWV, encoded by the coding sequence ATGATGGAAGACAGGGCGCAGATTTCAGCGGAATTTCTGTTTCTGATGGGGGTTCTGATACTGATTGTGATGCTTTCAATAGCCTTTGTGGCTCAGGAGCAGGAATTGTCCCAGGCCATGGCATCGGCAAGAAACGGGGTGAATGAGGGTGTCGGCACATCATCAAGCGCAATCTATCCGGAAGACACTTACAGGGAATATTCGACTGCAAAAGAATCTTTGCTGTATCCCTATTCCGTGGAGATTGTAAATGTCTCATATACCGATATGGGATATGATAAGAACTTTGAGAAAAGATGGATACAGTTCAAGGTATACGCTAAAACCTCAGAAAGGTTTGATAATGATGAATTGGTTTCAATAGGCGACAGGATAAACTATAATCTAAGGAAATCCATTGCAATCAGCTTCAATTCTACCCCGTCAACCAACAGACTATACAATCCCGTATTCTCCCAGCACTATGTCTACACCACCGCTAATGTTAAATGGGTTTGA
- a CDS encoding carboxymuconolactone decarboxylase family protein, producing MSRYEKGKEVLEAIQERSVEEIFEGLEDIAPDMSRFVVEFPYAEIYTREEVDLKTRELCTVAALTVLGTVPQLKDHINAALNVGNSPTEVVEIIMQMSAYCGFPKSINGVVAAKEVFKERNLI from the coding sequence ATGTCAAGGTATGAAAAGGGAAAAGAAGTTTTAGAGGCAATTCAGGAAAGGTCTGTTGAGGAAATATTTGAGGGTCTTGAGGACATCGCGCCGGACATGTCAAGATTCGTGGTCGAGTTTCCCTATGCGGAAATATACACCCGTGAGGAGGTTGACTTGAAAACACGTGAATTGTGTACCGTTGCTGCACTGACAGTCCTTGGAACAGTTCCCCAATTGAAGGACCACATCAACGCAGCGTTGAATGTGGGAAACTCCCCAACTGAAGTTGTTGAAATCATAATGCAGATGAGTGCCTATTGCGGATTTCCAAAGTCAATCAATGGTGTGGTTGCCGCTAAAGAGGTATTTAAGGAAAGAAATCTAATATAG
- a CDS encoding TatD family hydrolase, translating to MIDTHCHIDFEEFDDDREDVIKRAKDKLDHVIVSGYSNESNMKVLQLSKDYEGFIYPTFGFHPVSSQNASEEDLKIAHENIHNNLDSILAVGEVGMDYYYVTDKALRERQQEIFKSFLELANEYRVPIVMHVRDCEKKAVNIIEDYDDIPYFVFHCYGGSLKTAKRIMNRDDSYMSFSTMLCYSKHHQDLIEKIDLDYVLTETDSPYLAMTKEERNEPANVVKAVHKIAEIKNMDVSTVDEITTNNARKIFKI from the coding sequence ATGATTGATACACATTGCCACATTGATTTTGAGGAATTTGATGATGACCGTGAGGATGTCATCAAAAGAGCAAAGGACAAGCTTGACCACGTTATCGTTTCCGGTTACAGCAATGAAAGCAACATGAAGGTATTGCAGCTTTCAAAGGATTATGAAGGATTCATTTATCCCACTTTTGGTTTTCACCCTGTAAGTTCTCAAAATGCAAGTGAAGAAGACTTGAAAATCGCCCATGAGAACATACACAATAATCTTGACTCAATTCTAGCAGTTGGTGAGGTCGGAATGGACTATTACTATGTCACCGACAAGGCATTGCGCGAAAGGCAACAGGAAATATTCAAAAGCTTTCTGGAACTTGCCAATGAATATAGGGTTCCTATTGTGATGCATGTAAGGGATTGCGAGAAAAAGGCGGTCAACATCATTGAAGACTATGACGACATCCCGTATTTTGTTTTTCACTGCTATGGCGGAAGCTTGAAAACCGCTAAAAGGATAATGAACCGTGACGATTCATACATGAGCTTTTCAACAATGCTGTGCTATTCAAAGCATCACCAGGATTTGATTGAGAAAATAGACCTTGATTATGTTCTGACCGAAACAGACAGTCCGTACTTGGCAATGACAAAAGAAGAGAGAAACGAGCCTGCAAACGTTGTTAAGGCCGTTCATAAAATAGCTGAGATAAAAAATATGGATGTCAGCACCGTTGATGAGATAACCACCAACAATGCCCGTAAAATTTTCAAAATTTAA
- the uppS gene encoding polyprenyl diphosphate synthase, translated as MAENILYRLYEWYISRDLKPEKMPKHVAIIMDGNRRYSKLQGNMDVIKGHEIGVDTLEKVLDWSIELGIEIITVYAFSTENFNRPQHEVEGLMKLFVKNFKRLVDHEKIHKNEVKVKVVGRTELIPESVREAIKEAEDATAHYDKRLFNIAIGYDGRLEIIDSFKKIIQQVQAGEITIDDVDEELVSKNLYTGGLDDPNLIIRTSGEERLSGFLLWQSSYSELYFCETLWPELRKVDFIRAIRSYQERERRFGV; from the coding sequence ATGGCAGAAAATATTCTTTATAGGCTATATGAATGGTACATCAGTCGTGATTTGAAACCGGAGAAGATGCCTAAGCATGTAGCCATAATCATGGATGGTAACAGACGTTACTCCAAGCTCCAGGGAAACATGGACGTTATTAAGGGACATGAAATTGGAGTGGACACACTGGAAAAGGTACTGGACTGGAGTATCGAACTTGGAATCGAAATCATAACCGTATACGCTTTTTCAACAGAAAATTTCAACAGACCTCAGCATGAAGTGGAAGGATTGATGAAACTCTTCGTTAAAAACTTCAAACGACTGGTTGACCACGAAAAGATACACAAAAACGAAGTGAAGGTTAAAGTTGTCGGCAGGACAGAACTGATTCCTGAAAGCGTGCGTGAGGCAATCAAGGAAGCTGAGGATGCAACCGCCCACTACGATAAAAGATTATTTAACATAGCTATTGGATACGATGGGCGTTTGGAAATCATAGACTCATTCAAAAAGATTATCCAGCAAGTCCAAGCAGGCGAAATCACCATAGACGATGTAGATGAGGAACTTGTAAGCAAAAACCTCTACACCGGAGGATTAGACGATCCGAACCTTATCATAAGGACAAGCGGTGAGGAACGTTTAAGCGGATTCCTGCTATGGCAATCATCATATTCAGAACTTTACTTCTGTGAAACCTTATGGCCGGAACTCAGAAAAGTCGATTTCATAAGGGCTATCAGGTCCTACCAGGAAAGAGAAAGACGTTTTGGTGTATAA
- the mtxX gene encoding methanogenesis marker protein Mmp4/MtxX: MKTIAIGVGENENIIQACHIFKEKHPKTELKLIYKDEDLVKAVLDDKIDGVVRGSLPASNIMKELKEHYPNLSRATYVNGKDYEFLLSPVGIDEGVSVEDKFEIAMNCCDFLKKLGKTPKIAVLAEGREDDFGRGSEVSNSIKDAKKLTKMIEETSEDVTNYFILIEKAMKDNCNVIIAPNGRVGNIIFRTLILLNSWPSYGAVTFGIDKTYIDTSRDQSIEGYVRSLILVNDLAEHD; this comes from the coding sequence ATGAAAACAATAGCTATTGGTGTTGGTGAAAACGAAAATATAATACAGGCTTGTCATATTTTTAAAGAAAAACACCCAAAAACAGAACTTAAATTAATATATAAGGATGAGGACTTAGTAAAAGCAGTTTTAGATGATAAAATAGATGGTGTAGTCCGTGGATCACTTCCAGCATCTAATATCATGAAAGAACTCAAAGAACACTACCCTAATTTATCAAGAGCCACATATGTTAATGGAAAAGACTATGAATTCCTATTGTCACCAGTCGGTATTGATGAGGGCGTGAGCGTTGAGGACAAGTTTGAAATAGCAATGAACTGTTGTGATTTTCTTAAAAAACTTGGCAAAACCCCTAAAATTGCAGTCCTTGCAGAAGGAAGAGAAGATGATTTCGGAAGAGGCAGTGAAGTTTCCAATTCAATCAAGGACGCAAAAAAACTAACAAAAATGATTGAAGAAACATCAGAAGATGTCACAAACTACTTTATCCTTATTGAAAAAGCAATGAAAGACAACTGCAACGTTATTATCGCGCCAAACGGCAGAGTTGGAAACATAATATTCAGAACACTTATTTTACTGAACTCTTGGCCGAGCTACGGTGCCGTAACCTTTGGAATAGACAAAACCTACATCGATACAAGCCGAGACCAAAGCATTGAAGGATATGTTCGCAGCCTAATCTTAGTCAATGATTTAGCCGAACATGATTAA
- a CDS encoding 2,3-diphosphoglycerate synthetase, which yields MKALTKMLCLVDGEHYLPVTQEAIDTLNNIEHIDIAGAVFIGGTEKLRDDSEESYSEKLGIPVQFAKDKDIPYDIIVDMIREYDIDTVFDLSDEPILDYPKRFKIACKVLNEGISYEGPDFKFDATSQYDIMEKPSITILGTGKRIGKTAVSGFVSRLIDKNGYEPCVIAMGRGGPEDPEIVHGEKLKINAEFLLEQSEKGVHAASDHWEDALMSRILTIGCRRCGGGMAGEVFLTNMKKGARLANEVDSKFAIFEGSGAAIPPIKTNRKIALIGANQPIENLTTYFGPYRVGLGDLVILTMCEEPMCDDEKLKKIEEFVADVNPDATVISTVFRPKPLDNIEGKKVLFATTAPEDVKDKLVDYLEENYGCEVIGTTAHLSNRPLLREDMAKYMDDADVMLTELKAAAVDVATKDAIAHGLEVVYCDNIPVAINDSYPDLSESVIKLVDSAIDDFNKSS from the coding sequence ATGAAAGCTTTAACTAAAATGCTCTGTTTAGTTGACGGTGAACATTATCTACCAGTAACTCAGGAAGCAATAGATACCCTAAACAACATAGAACACATCGATATCGCAGGTGCAGTTTTTATAGGAGGAACCGAAAAGCTAAGGGACGATTCTGAGGAATCATACTCTGAAAAGCTCGGAATTCCAGTCCAATTCGCCAAGGACAAGGACATACCATACGATATCATTGTGGACATGATAAGAGAATATGACATTGACACAGTATTCGACTTGAGTGACGAGCCAATTCTCGACTATCCTAAAAGGTTCAAGATAGCATGCAAGGTTCTCAATGAGGGAATATCATATGAGGGACCTGACTTCAAGTTCGATGCCACATCACAATATGACATAATGGAAAAGCCGTCAATCACAATTCTCGGAACCGGAAAACGTATCGGAAAAACAGCCGTATCAGGTTTCGTATCCAGACTGATTGACAAAAACGGCTACGAGCCATGTGTCATTGCAATGGGAAGGGGAGGACCGGAAGATCCTGAAATAGTTCACGGCGAAAAGCTGAAAATCAATGCGGAATTCCTTCTTGAACAGTCCGAAAAAGGAGTCCATGCCGCAAGCGACCACTGGGAGGATGCACTCATGAGCAGAATCCTCACCATAGGATGCAGACGCTGCGGCGGAGGAATGGCAGGAGAGGTATTTCTCACCAACATGAAAAAGGGAGCAAGGCTTGCAAATGAGGTTGACTCCAAATTCGCAATTTTCGAGGGAAGCGGAGCTGCAATCCCTCCAATAAAAACAAACAGGAAAATAGCATTGATAGGTGCAAACCAACCGATTGAAAACCTCACAACCTACTTCGGACCATACAGGGTGGGGCTTGGAGATCTGGTCATTCTGACAATGTGCGAAGAGCCTATGTGTGATGATGAAAAGCTTAAAAAGATTGAGGAGTTTGTAGCTGATGTAAACCCTGATGCAACCGTAATATCAACAGTCTTCAGGCCAAAGCCTCTTGACAACATCGAAGGCAAGAAGGTATTGTTTGCAACAACCGCCCCTGAAGACGTCAAGGACAAGCTTGTTGACTACCTTGAGGAGAACTACGGCTGTGAAGTAATCGGAACAACCGCACATCTCTCCAACAGGCCACTCCTGAGGGAGGACATGGCAAAATACATGGATGATGCGGACGTTATGCTGACTGAACTTAAGGCTGCAGCAGTTGACGTTGCAACAAAGGACGCAATAGCCCATGGATTGGAAGTGGTCTACTGTGACAACATTCCAGTTGCCATAAACGATTCATACCCTGATTTAAGTGAATCAGTTATCAAATTGGTAGACTCAGCAATTGATGATTTTAACAAATCATCATAA
- a CDS encoding UPF0280 family protein codes for MQSSEIDIEETHIRLTTDVSKHDLRHYIYNLRSDLKSYINRNQDFLLSIEPIAKRDENLPVIIDRMIESSSLADVGPMACVAGTISELSLDYLMEHDSRYSIVENGGDIALVNDRKVLCGIYSNNQVLGNNIAFEIRPQRGKLGICTSSGKIGHSISFGDADSVTVISKSPSLADGLATRIANDVYGNTSEDKVANAVESAEQYREFFRGVLIISQNHVATVGKIPKIVETSIFDTKK; via the coding sequence ATGCAATCTAGTGAAATTGACATTGAAGAGACACATATTCGCCTAACGACAGATGTATCAAAGCATGACTTGAGGCATTATATTTACAACTTAAGGTCAGATTTGAAATCATACATCAATCGCAATCAGGATTTTCTATTGTCCATTGAACCGATTGCCAAAAGAGATGAAAATTTGCCGGTGATCATTGACAGGATGATTGAATCTTCAAGTCTTGCGGATGTCGGCCCCATGGCATGCGTTGCCGGAACGATTTCCGAATTGTCACTGGATTATCTGATGGAACATGATTCCAGATATTCAATTGTTGAAAACGGCGGTGACATTGCTCTTGTCAATGACCGGAAGGTCCTGTGCGGGATATATTCCAACAATCAGGTTTTGGGAAATAATATCGCTTTTGAAATTAGGCCCCAAAGGGGCAAGCTTGGAATTTGCACATCCTCTGGAAAGATTGGCCATTCGATAAGCTTTGGCGATGCGGACAGCGTCACCGTAATATCAAAATCCCCATCACTTGCAGACGGGCTTGCAACAAGGATTGCTAATGATGTTTACGGTAATACCAGTGAGGATAAGGTGGCTAATGCAGTTGAATCCGCTGAACAATATAGGGAATTTTTCAGGGGTGTCTTGATAATTTCACAAAATCACGTTGCAACTGTGGGCAAAATTCCGAAAATTGTTGAAACATCAATATTTGATACTAAAAAATAA
- a CDS encoding UPF0058 family protein: MYKDEMIQLHQFLVYVLKYLAEDDQITNDCSEYITLKISPHHIHKTKAEHKHAIFVLCKIISQVIADKENNSIPENVRNSLSDLVRRSEEEMGSS, encoded by the coding sequence ATGTATAAAGACGAAATGATACAATTACATCAATTTTTAGTATATGTTTTAAAATATTTAGCTGAAGATGACCAAATTACCAATGACTGCAGTGAATATATCACCCTGAAAATTAGTCCACATCATATTCACAAGACCAAGGCAGAGCACAAGCATGCCATTTTTGTTTTATGCAAAATCATTTCTCAGGTAATTGCAGACAAGGAAAACAATTCCATACCTGAAAATGTCCGTAACTCCCTTTCCGATTTAGTCAGAAGATCTGAAGAGGAAATGGGTTCATCTTAA
- the comA gene encoding phosphosulfolactate synthase, giving the protein MKSFEFLSKKREEKPRSCGLTMVLDKGLGLQTAESLMEISGEYVDYLKFGWGTSIVHEQEIIKSKVEMYQSHDIQAYTGGTLFELAYMNNKLEEFFEEAHNLGFKAIEVSDGSISIPHESKVECIGMAKDEGFEVLSEVGKKDPNLDKELTLDERIQYMQEELDAGSSLIIVEAREGGKNIGIFDKSGNAKEDEIDYILDNFYASKILWEAPNKDQQVFFILKLGNTVNLGNISSDDITSLETLRRGLRGDTVGKI; this is encoded by the coding sequence TTGAAGTCATTCGAATTTTTATCTAAAAAAAGAGAGGAAAAACCAAGGAGCTGCGGCTTGACAATGGTTTTGGACAAGGGACTTGGTCTCCAGACAGCGGAAAGCCTAATGGAGATTTCAGGAGAATACGTTGATTATCTTAAATTTGGATGGGGAACATCCATAGTTCATGAGCAGGAGATAATAAAATCAAAAGTTGAAATGTATCAGTCACATGACATACAGGCATATACCGGAGGAACACTATTCGAATTGGCCTATATGAACAATAAGCTAGAAGAGTTCTTCGAAGAAGCTCATAATTTAGGATTTAAAGCAATTGAGGTTTCCGACGGTTCAATATCCATTCCTCATGAAAGCAAAGTGGAATGCATCGGGATGGCAAAGGATGAAGGATTTGAGGTATTGTCAGAAGTGGGCAAAAAGGACCCGAACCTTGACAAGGAACTCACACTTGACGAGAGAATCCAATACATGCAGGAGGAGCTTGATGCAGGTTCATCACTGATTATAGTTGAGGCAAGGGAAGGCGGAAAGAATATAGGCATATTCGACAAGTCAGGAAATGCAAAAGAGGATGAGATAGACTACATCTTGGATAATTTTTACGCAAGTAAAATATTGTGGGAAGCCCCAAACAAGGACCAGCAGGTGTTTTTCATCCTTAAGCTTGGAAACACAGTCAATCTGGGAAACATTTCCAGTGATGACATAACCTCCCTTGAAACCTTAAGAAGAGGACTGAGGGGAGACACTGTCGGCAAGATTTAA